In one Streptomyces venezuelae genomic region, the following are encoded:
- a CDS encoding SCO0607 family lipoprotein, giving the protein MYSTIRVRPASRASHASGRRSARSLAALALAGAAAAAVLTGCSTQDAICGGGEYPVLHVGSSGSACQPDGEEPPKGYARYPEGKVPEHVDDKWDKYWSDHTLDSDGKIIKLKDGQ; this is encoded by the coding sequence GTGTACAGCACCATCCGAGTTCGCCCGGCGTCCCGTGCGTCCCACGCGTCCGGCAGACGGTCGGCGCGATCCCTCGCGGCGCTCGCGCTGGCGGGCGCGGCGGCCGCAGCGGTGCTGACCGGCTGCTCCACGCAGGACGCGATCTGCGGCGGCGGCGAGTACCCGGTCCTGCACGTGGGCAGCAGTGGATCCGCCTGCCAGCCCGACGGCGAGGAGCCGCCGAAGGGCTACGCGCGCTACCCGGAGGGCAAGGTCCCCGAGCATGTCGACGACAAGTGGGACAAGTACTGGAGCGACCACACGCTCGACAGCGACGGAAAGATCATCAAGCTGAAGGACGGCCAGTAG
- a CDS encoding cytochrome P450 has protein sequence MAAFPTARSESCPFDPPAELTRLCEERPLTRLRYPDGHVGWLATGHAAVRAILGDTRFSSRYELLHMPFDTGFTGALPPAPLGDMTGIDAPEHTRYRRLLIGKFTVRRMRLLTERVEQITAERLDAMERQGPVVDLMRTYARPIPALMICELLGVPYADQDMFQRHTETSMRLSSTEDERAAAMVAIEEYMRKLVLEKRAAPTDDLLSDLTSSDLTDDELTGIGAFLLGAGLDTTANMIAFGTYALLSHPEQFAALRAEPDLADRAVEELMRYATIAQTGLRAALEDVEVAGRLIRKGESVALSMEAANRDPARFPDPDTLDLHRGATGHLGFGHGVHQCLGQQLARVEMRVAFPELVNRFPTLRLAAAPEDIPLREGMNIYGVHELPVTWGEAGGA, from the coding sequence ATGGCCGCCTTTCCGACGGCGCGCTCCGAGAGCTGTCCGTTCGATCCGCCCGCCGAGCTGACCCGGCTGTGCGAGGAGCGACCCCTCACACGCCTGCGGTATCCCGACGGACACGTGGGATGGCTGGCCACCGGACACGCCGCGGTCCGGGCGATCCTGGGCGACACACGTTTCAGCTCGCGCTACGAACTGCTGCACATGCCCTTCGACACGGGCTTCACCGGCGCGCTGCCGCCCGCCCCCTTGGGAGACATGACCGGGATCGACGCCCCCGAGCACACCCGCTACCGACGGCTGCTGATCGGCAAGTTCACCGTGCGCCGCATGCGGCTGCTCACCGAACGCGTCGAGCAGATCACCGCCGAGCGCCTGGACGCGATGGAGCGTCAGGGGCCGGTCGTCGACCTCATGCGGACCTACGCGCGGCCCATCCCAGCCCTCATGATCTGCGAGCTGCTCGGCGTGCCCTACGCCGACCAGGACATGTTCCAGCGGCACACCGAGACATCCATGAGGCTGAGCTCCACCGAGGACGAGCGCGCGGCAGCCATGGTCGCGATAGAGGAGTACATGCGGAAGCTGGTCCTGGAGAAGCGCGCCGCGCCGACGGACGACCTCCTCAGCGACCTGACCTCCAGCGACCTCACGGACGACGAACTCACCGGTATCGGCGCCTTCTTGCTCGGCGCCGGGCTGGACACCACGGCCAACATGATCGCGTTCGGCACGTACGCCCTGCTGTCCCACCCGGAGCAATTCGCCGCTCTGCGCGCGGAGCCGGACCTCGCCGACCGGGCCGTCGAGGAACTCATGCGGTACGCCACCATCGCCCAGACCGGCCTGCGTGCGGCACTCGAGGACGTGGAGGTGGCGGGCCGACTCATCAGGAAGGGCGAGTCCGTCGCCCTGTCGATGGAGGCGGCGAACCGTGACCCGGCGAGGTTCCCGGACCCCGACACGCTCGACCTGCACCGCGGGGCGACCGGCCATCTGGGCTTCGGCCACGGCGTCCACCAGTGCCTGGGCCAGCAACTGGCCCGTGTCGAGATGCGCGTCGCCTTCCCGGAGCTGGTCAACCGCTTCCCGACCCTGCGCCTCGCCGCGGCGCCGGAGGACATCCCCCTGCGGGAGGGCATGAACATCTACGGCGTCCACGAACTCCCGGTCACCTGGGGCGAGGCGGGCGGCGCGTAG
- a CDS encoding helix-turn-helix transcriptional regulator — protein MRADRLVSLVLLLRRRGQMTADALARELEVSTRTVLRDMEALSAAGVPVYAERGRRGGFALLPDFRTALTGLNHDEALALLIAGSRRGAQLFGLGSALASAMLKVFDALPESLRGTATGAAQRLLIDPELDLLARRVDSEELPEPIVAEIRRAVFAGHKLRIHYAAVDQTAKWRTVDPIGLVTVRGLGYLLAVRGGADRTYRLSRVLAAEALDEPAQRPDAVDLDRAWQERNTRFRNGGGDQVAVRVRVAPDRREDLVATALAVRGEEAEGDGRLRLDLVFQDARHAEWALWQLTTHAEVLSPEWLRTSLRDRAAAIAALYAPPASPQVTGSSWTP, from the coding sequence ATGCGCGCCGACCGGCTGGTTTCCCTGGTGCTCCTCCTGCGTCGGCGCGGACAGATGACGGCGGACGCGCTCGCCCGAGAGCTGGAGGTGTCCACCCGCACGGTGCTGCGCGACATGGAGGCGCTCTCCGCAGCCGGTGTCCCCGTCTACGCCGAACGCGGCCGCCGTGGCGGGTTCGCGTTGCTGCCGGACTTCCGGACGGCGCTCACCGGACTGAACCACGACGAGGCGCTCGCCCTGCTGATCGCCGGATCACGGCGCGGCGCCCAGCTGTTCGGCCTCGGCTCGGCGCTCGCGTCCGCCATGCTCAAGGTGTTCGACGCGCTGCCCGAGAGCCTCCGGGGGACGGCGACCGGCGCGGCCCAGCGCCTGCTCATCGACCCCGAGCTGGACCTCCTCGCGCGCCGCGTGGACAGCGAGGAACTGCCCGAGCCGATCGTGGCCGAGATCCGGCGCGCGGTGTTCGCGGGCCACAAGTTGCGCATCCACTACGCGGCTGTGGACCAGACGGCGAAGTGGCGCACGGTGGACCCGATCGGACTGGTCACCGTGCGCGGCCTGGGGTACCTGCTGGCCGTGCGGGGCGGCGCCGACCGCACCTACCGGCTGTCACGGGTGCTGGCCGCCGAGGCACTCGACGAACCCGCGCAGCGACCGGACGCGGTCGACCTGGACCGCGCCTGGCAGGAACGCAACACGCGGTTCCGGAACGGCGGCGGCGACCAGGTCGCCGTGCGGGTGCGGGTGGCCCCGGACCGCCGTGAGGACCTGGTGGCCACGGCGCTCGCCGTCCGCGGCGAAGAAGCGGAGGGGGACGGCCGGCTGCGGTTGGACCTGGTCTTCCAGGACGCCCGGCACGCCGAGTGGGCCCTGTGGCAGCTCACCACGCACGCGGAAGTCCTGTCCCCGGAGTGGCTCCGCACCTCCCTGCGCGACCGCGCCGCCGCGATCGCCGCGCTCTACGCGCCGCCCGCCTCGCCCCAGGTGACCGGGAGTTCGTGGACGCCGTAG
- a CDS encoding RidA family protein, translating into MERNAVNPVTWSTELGFNQGELVSGHTRTLYISGQTAMSAEGKPEHDGDMAAQLALSVDNLKAVLAEAGMSLADLVRLNVYTTDVDLLFQHYGVLAGQLAAAEVAPTTTMLGVTRLAIPGQMVELEGTAVA; encoded by the coding sequence ATGGAAAGAAACGCAGTCAATCCAGTGACCTGGTCGACCGAGTTGGGCTTCAACCAGGGCGAACTCGTCTCCGGACACACACGCACCCTGTACATCTCCGGTCAGACCGCGATGAGCGCGGAGGGCAAGCCCGAGCACGACGGCGACATGGCGGCGCAGCTCGCGCTGAGCGTCGACAACCTCAAGGCGGTGCTCGCCGAGGCCGGCATGTCCCTCGCCGACCTCGTCCGCCTCAACGTCTACACGACCGACGTCGACCTGCTCTTCCAGCACTACGGCGTCTTGGCCGGCCAACTCGCCGCCGCTGAAGTCGCCCCGACCACCACGATGCTGGGCGTGACGCGCCTCGCGATCCCCGGTCAGATGGTCGAGCTGGAGGGAACCGCGGTCGCGTAG
- the pstS gene encoding phosphate ABC transporter substrate-binding protein PstS, whose product MQRPRPGRTYHPGGGARAAVSLTALLSLSLTGCGVAGLGGDDGDGDAGAAAGAAAVAGIDCADAGKVQGTGSSAQQNAMKYWIKHYQRACPKVRIAYNPIGSGAGGAQFLRGATAFGGSDSVLKPDEIERSKDVCRGGRAIDLPMVGGPVAIGYDVPGVDDLVLDATTLAKIFDRKITVWDDPRIRRLNPGAELPAMPIRPVHRSDDSGTTQNFQAYLAGAAPAAWTHPVAKSWQGRGGASASGSSGVASEVTSGVGAIGYFELSFARARQVKTVSIDTGAPAPVAPTPASASAGIAAAQVVGTGKDMKLKFRYAASTPGAYPIVQVTYEIVCDKGNQKATLPALKSFLTYTASKVGQKDLSRLNYAPLPESVAGQVREVVDTLS is encoded by the coding sequence TTGCAACGCCCACGTCCAGGACGTACGTACCACCCAGGAGGGGGAGCGCGCGCCGCGGTCTCCCTCACGGCTCTGCTGTCGCTCTCGCTGACGGGATGCGGGGTCGCGGGGCTCGGGGGCGACGACGGGGACGGTGACGCGGGGGCCGCCGCCGGTGCCGCCGCCGTCGCCGGGATCGACTGTGCCGACGCGGGCAAGGTCCAGGGGACCGGGTCGAGCGCGCAGCAGAACGCGATGAAGTACTGGATCAAGCACTATCAGCGCGCGTGCCCGAAGGTGCGGATCGCGTACAACCCGATCGGGTCCGGCGCGGGCGGCGCGCAGTTCCTGCGGGGCGCGACCGCGTTCGGGGGCTCGGACAGCGTGCTGAAGCCCGATGAGATCGAGCGCTCGAAGGACGTCTGCCGGGGCGGGCGCGCCATCGACCTGCCCATGGTCGGCGGCCCCGTCGCGATCGGCTACGACGTGCCGGGCGTCGACGACCTGGTACTGGACGCCACCACCCTCGCGAAGATCTTCGACCGGAAGATCACCGTGTGGGACGACCCGCGGATCCGGCGGCTCAACCCGGGCGCCGAACTGCCCGCGATGCCCATCCGTCCGGTGCACCGGTCGGACGACTCCGGCACCACGCAGAACTTCCAGGCCTACCTCGCGGGCGCCGCCCCCGCTGCCTGGACCCACCCGGTGGCCAAGTCCTGGCAGGGGAGGGGCGGCGCGTCCGCGAGCGGGTCGAGCGGTGTCGCCTCGGAGGTGACCTCCGGCGTCGGGGCGATCGGGTACTTCGAGCTGTCCTTCGCGCGGGCCCGCCAGGTCAAGACCGTGAGCATCGACACGGGCGCGCCCGCACCGGTCGCACCGACCCCCGCGTCGGCGTCCGCGGGCATCGCGGCAGCCCAAGTCGTCGGCACGGGCAAGGACATGAAGCTGAAGTTCCGCTACGCCGCCTCGACGCCGGGCGCTTACCCCATCGTCCAGGTCACCTACGAGATCGTCTGCGACAAGGGGAACCAGAAGGCGACCCTGCCCGCGCTCAAGTCGTTCCTGACCTACACCGCGAGCAAGGTGGGCCAGAAGGACCTGTCACGCCTGAACTACGCGCCGTTGCCGGAGTCGGTCGCCGGTCAGGTGCGCGAGGTGGTGGACACGCTCTCCTGA
- a CDS encoding SDR family oxidoreductase: protein MSAPRDLPGSLAGKVAVVTGASRGIGLAAAAALRDRGARVVVTSRSEERAKEAAARLGDGVTGFGAHATDETAARACVEHTVATFGSLDILVNNAGTNPAYGPVIDQDHGRFAKTMDVNLWAPILWTSLAVKAWMGEHGGSVVNTASIGGLTVAQDVGIYHVSKAALIHLTKQLALELAPKVRVNAIAPGVVRTKLAEALWEENEATVAAATPLGRIGEPEDLGEAVAFLAGDGARWITGETLVVDGGQLLGGGPL from the coding sequence ATGAGCGCGCCGCGCGACCTTCCGGGGTCTCTGGCAGGGAAGGTCGCCGTCGTCACCGGTGCCTCGCGGGGCATCGGTCTCGCGGCCGCCGCCGCACTACGCGACCGCGGGGCGCGGGTCGTGGTCACCTCGCGCAGCGAGGAGCGGGCGAAGGAGGCGGCAGCTCGACTCGGCGACGGTGTGACGGGGTTCGGCGCCCACGCCACCGACGAGACCGCCGCGCGTGCCTGCGTCGAGCACACCGTCGCGACGTTCGGCAGCCTCGACATCCTCGTCAACAACGCCGGCACGAACCCCGCGTACGGCCCCGTCATCGACCAGGACCACGGGCGCTTCGCCAAGACGATGGACGTCAACCTCTGGGCGCCGATCCTGTGGACGTCGCTCGCGGTGAAGGCGTGGATGGGCGAGCACGGCGGCTCCGTCGTCAACACCGCCTCGATCGGCGGCCTCACGGTCGCCCAGGACGTCGGCATCTACCACGTCTCCAAGGCCGCACTCATCCACCTCACCAAGCAGCTGGCCCTGGAACTGGCCCCGAAGGTCCGCGTCAACGCCATCGCACCCGGCGTGGTCCGCACGAAGCTCGCCGAGGCGCTGTGGGAGGAGAACGAGGCGACGGTCGCCGCGGCCACGCCCCTCGGCCGCATCGGCGAACCCGAGGACCTGGGCGAGGCCGTCGCCTTCCTCGCCGGGGACGGCGCCCGCTGGATCACGGGGGAGACCCTCGTGGTGGACGGCGGCCAGCTCCTCGGCGGCGGCCCCCTGTAA
- a CDS encoding acyl-CoA dehydrogenase family protein gives MFDVTDRAKEYQERLLAFMDEHVYPAEAVYEAQMAESGDPHFHPPVLEELKAEARKQGLWNLFLPHPEWGPGLTNLEYATLAEIMGRSAHLAPEATNCNAPDTGNMEVLTLFGTEEHKEKWLKPLLAGEIASAFAMTEPAVASSDARNIEMRMVRDGDEYVLNGRKWWTSNALHKNCRVLIVMGKTDPEGPSHRRQSMMVVPLDTSGVTVLRNLPVFGYQDREGHAEVLFEDVRVPVTALLAGEGDGFMISQARLGPGRIHHCMRTIGMAERALDLMIDRARSRTTFGAPLADRANIQDWIAESRVEIDMARLLTLRAAHLMDTVGNKEARTEIAAIKVAAPEVALKVVDRAIQVHGGGGVSDDFPLASMYAHLRTLRLADGPDEVHKRAIALRELRRRENERSGR, from the coding sequence GTGTTCGACGTGACCGACAGGGCCAAGGAGTACCAGGAGCGGCTGCTCGCCTTCATGGACGAGCACGTGTACCCCGCGGAGGCGGTGTACGAGGCGCAGATGGCGGAGTCGGGCGACCCGCACTTCCACCCGCCCGTCCTGGAGGAGCTGAAGGCCGAGGCGAGGAAGCAGGGCCTGTGGAACCTCTTCCTCCCGCACCCCGAATGGGGCCCGGGCCTGACCAACCTGGAGTACGCGACGCTGGCCGAGATCATGGGCCGCAGCGCGCACCTCGCCCCCGAGGCCACCAACTGCAACGCGCCCGACACCGGGAACATGGAGGTCCTCACGCTCTTCGGCACCGAGGAGCACAAGGAGAAGTGGCTGAAGCCGCTGCTCGCCGGTGAGATCGCCTCCGCGTTCGCGATGACCGAGCCGGCCGTCGCGAGCTCCGACGCCCGCAACATCGAGATGCGCATGGTCCGCGACGGCGACGAGTACGTCCTCAACGGCCGCAAGTGGTGGACCTCCAACGCCCTGCACAAGAACTGCCGGGTGCTCATCGTCATGGGCAAGACCGACCCGGAAGGGCCGAGCCACCGCCGGCAGAGCATGATGGTCGTCCCGCTCGACACCTCCGGCGTCACCGTCCTGCGCAACCTCCCCGTCTTCGGCTACCAGGACCGTGAGGGCCACGCGGAGGTCCTCTTCGAGGACGTGCGCGTGCCCGTCACCGCGCTCCTCGCGGGCGAGGGCGACGGCTTCATGATCAGCCAGGCGCGGCTCGGTCCCGGACGCATCCACCACTGCATGCGCACGATCGGCATGGCGGAGCGCGCGCTGGACCTGATGATCGACCGCGCCCGGTCCCGTACGACGTTCGGGGCGCCGCTCGCCGACCGGGCGAACATCCAGGACTGGATCGCCGAGTCCCGCGTCGAGATCGACATGGCACGCCTGTTGACCCTCAGGGCCGCGCACCTGATGGACACCGTCGGCAACAAGGAGGCGCGGACGGAGATCGCCGCCATCAAGGTCGCCGCACCCGAGGTCGCGCTCAAGGTCGTCGACCGGGCCATCCAGGTGCACGGCGGCGGTGGCGTCAGCGACGACTTCCCGCTCGCCAGCATGTACGCCCACCTGCGCACCCTGCGGCTCGCCGACGGCCCCGACGAAGTGCACAAGCGCGCCATCGCCCTGCGTGAACTGCGCCGCCGCGAGAACGAGCGGAGCGGCCGATGA
- a CDS encoding HAD family hydrolase, giving the protein MTEPETTEGAVAMTTGDVDVRARTAVLFDFGGVLTTSVVTAFEELGTELADDPRLLLRLLSKDEESSALLVAHEEGRIGEPEFENGLAARLRAHGVAVEGPALVRRIQNRLRPDPDMVALVATLRAEGRRVGLLSNSLGDHCYDGFDLPTMFDAVTVSGDIGVRKPSRRAYATACERLGVRPEDTVMVDDLPQNIAAAERIGIAGVVHRDAHTTSAQLARLLTPCAGPRSRTKIA; this is encoded by the coding sequence TTGACGGAACCGGAGACGACCGAAGGCGCGGTGGCGATGACGACGGGTGACGTGGACGTACGGGCACGCACGGCGGTCCTGTTCGACTTCGGCGGGGTGCTGACCACCAGCGTCGTCACCGCCTTCGAGGAGCTCGGCACGGAACTGGCCGACGATCCACGGCTGTTGCTGCGACTCCTCTCCAAGGACGAGGAGAGCAGCGCCCTGCTGGTGGCGCACGAGGAAGGCCGCATCGGCGAGCCGGAGTTCGAGAACGGACTCGCGGCGCGCCTGCGGGCCCACGGGGTGGCCGTCGAAGGCCCGGCCCTAGTGCGCCGCATCCAGAACCGGCTGCGCCCCGACCCCGACATGGTCGCCCTGGTGGCGACGCTGCGGGCCGAGGGGCGACGCGTGGGCCTGCTCTCCAACTCCCTCGGAGACCACTGCTACGACGGGTTCGACCTGCCCACGATGTTCGACGCCGTCACGGTGTCCGGGGACATCGGTGTGCGCAAGCCGTCCCGCCGTGCCTACGCCACCGCGTGCGAGCGTCTCGGCGTCCGGCCCGAGGACACCGTGATGGTCGACGACCTCCCGCAGAACATCGCGGCGGCGGAGCGGATCGGCATCGCCGGAGTCGTACACCGTGACGCGCACACGACCTCGGCGCAGCTGGCGCGGCTCCTGACCCCCTGCGCCGGGCCCCGCTCCCGGACCAAGATTGCCTGA
- a CDS encoding alpha/beta fold hydrolase: MPTHVTPAEWERVATREVTSGDITLRVFDHGDGRPGRPPVVLCHGFPELAFSWRHQVFALASAGYRVLVPDMRGYGGSSRPADVDAYDILTLCGDLAAVLDDVGADDAVFVGHDWGAMVVWQMALAHPERVRAVAGMSVPVTRRSPAPPIPILRKRLGEDFYMVWFQEPGAADAALSRNVRRTLVAKEIYSARWAEQHDEPSSPPPWLSEEELAYYVETFERTGFTGGLNYYRNLDRNWDLTAHLADRRVTQPALFLTGSKDVVGQFMPPKDLDHMLTDQRGHVVVEGGGHWIQQQRPDEVNAALLDFLSQVG; this comes from the coding sequence ATGCCGACACACGTCACCCCCGCCGAATGGGAACGCGTCGCGACGCGCGAGGTCACTTCGGGCGACATCACGCTCCGCGTCTTCGACCACGGCGACGGGCGGCCGGGCAGGCCTCCGGTGGTCCTGTGCCACGGCTTCCCCGAGCTGGCGTTCTCCTGGCGGCACCAGGTCTTCGCGCTGGCCAGCGCGGGGTACCGCGTGCTCGTCCCCGACATGCGGGGATACGGCGGGAGCTCGCGGCCCGCGGACGTCGACGCGTACGACATCCTGACGCTCTGCGGCGACCTGGCCGCGGTCCTCGACGACGTGGGCGCGGACGACGCCGTCTTCGTGGGGCACGACTGGGGCGCGATGGTGGTGTGGCAGATGGCGCTGGCACACCCGGAGCGGGTGCGGGCGGTGGCCGGGATGAGCGTGCCGGTCACGCGGCGCTCTCCGGCGCCCCCGATCCCGATCCTGCGCAAGCGGCTCGGCGAGGACTTCTACATGGTCTGGTTCCAGGAGCCAGGCGCGGCGGACGCGGCCCTCAGCCGCAACGTGCGCAGGACGCTCGTGGCGAAGGAGATCTACTCCGCCCGGTGGGCCGAGCAGCACGACGAGCCGTCGTCGCCCCCGCCGTGGCTCAGCGAGGAGGAACTCGCCTACTACGTCGAGACGTTCGAGCGCACCGGGTTCACCGGCGGCCTCAACTACTACCGCAACCTCGACCGCAACTGGGACCTCACCGCACACCTCGCCGACCGCCGCGTCACCCAGCCTGCCCTGTTCCTCACCGGATCCAAGGACGTCGTCGGCCAGTTCATGCCGCCGAAGGACCTCGACCACATGCTGACCGATCAGCGGGGCCACGTCGTGGTCGAGGGCGGCGGCCACTGGATCCAGCAGCAGCGTCCCGACGAGGTGAACGCCGCTCTTCTCGACTTCCTCTCCCAGGTCGGCTGA